The genomic DNA TTGCGCAATTTTCCCTGTTGCTCAGCCTCTTCTATCATTGCCGTGCCTATGCGGTCTTTTATGCTGGAAAGCGGATTAAAGGACTCCAGTTTGGCATAGATCTCGGCCCCAAGCCCTTTGGACAGTCTGTTTATCTTTACGAGGGGAGTTTTGCCTGCCGTTTTTGTAATGTCTTCGTACCGGGCCATCTTGATCCTCCGTTATGTACTAGCAGTATACCAGAAGGCGTTATTGAGCGCACCTGCAGCCGCATCTTTGCGAGCGGCAGCTCGCGCTTTTAGCAGATACAGCCACTTTGTCTTTTGAACGGTACGGCCCTAATATGCATGTCAAGAGCTTCTACGACCAAAAGCCGGCCTGCAAGCAGTTCCCCTTTTTCGAGAACGCATTTTACCGCTTCCGTTGCCTGCAGGCTTCCGATTGTGCCGGCAACTGAGCCTAGGATGCCCGCTCCGTGACAGGCGGGCTCAACATCTTTGGGCGGAGGCTCCTTAAAGATGCACCTTAAACAGGGGCCTTTCCCGTCCTTGACAGTGAACAATTGGCCAGTAAAGCGGCTTACTGCTCCATGTATAAAGGTTTTTCTAAGGTCTACGCAGGTGTCGTTGATCAGGTATTTGGTGTCAAAGTTGTCGCTGCAGTCCAGAACGACGTCATAGCCAATAATAATGTTCCCGATATTGTTCTTGTCCATCCTTTTTTCGTGTTTTATGACCTTTATCCCCGCATCAAGAAGCCCGATCTTTTCTTCTGCCGAAAGCACTTTTGGCTTGCCGAGGTCATTAGTGTTATGCAGAAATTGGCGGTTTAAATTGTTCAACTCCACAACGTCAAAATCCGCTATGCCGATGGTCCCTATCCCCGCGCAAGCCAGTTCAAAGATAGCGGGGCTTCCAAGACCTCCGGCGCCTACAACAAGGGCTTTTGCATTTTTTAGTTTTTTCTGGCCAGAGGGGCCGAGCTCTTTGAGGATCAGCTGTCTGGAATATCTTTCTTTTTCTTCTTTAGAAAGCATTAGCCTCCGCCTATGAAATGAAGGATCTCAAGGACGTCATTTTCCTTGACCGCGGTGTCTTTATAAAGTGTTTTGTCAATAATTTCTTTGTTCAATTCTATTGCCACGATCTCTGGTCTGATGTTCTTTTTCTGAAGATAATCCAACAGGGTCATTTCCCCCTCCAGCGTTTCTTCCCTGCCGTTAACTACGACCTTCATATGGGACAAATTATACACTAAAGAGAACTTGGAATTAGAGAATGTAAGCGAAGCCTTCGCGTTGCATCTATTCGGGTCATTAGAGATCTGTAATATTTGCGACCATAAAAAATGCCTCATCTTCCCACACACACAAGGGCGACATTCCCATGTATGTTGTCGCCGGGAATCTGAGGCATTAGTCGACTAACGCGCAACATGCGTTCTCTAAGACTCTGCGGTCCATTTGTCCTGGTCTGTCGCCGTAGCCTAGGAGGGATGCCAACAGACAAAGTCCGCGGCATCCGAGCGTACCGCAGGCAACCAGAAAAACTTCGCGCAAATGTCTTAAGAAAGCTCCGGGGAGTTGCACCCCTTCATCGCCTGTACATACCAATTTATCAGCACAAAAAAACGGTGTCAAGGCATCTTTAGCGCATTTTTTCAGAGGTAATTTACACAGTGCCTCAAATATGTTATCTTTGTATTGGCAATTCAAAAATGCAGAAAGGGATGGGATAATGAGATCTCTCAAATTGGCCGTTGTTATGCTGGCTGTTTCTATCCTGGGGTTTGGCTGCGGAGGCGGAACTTCCGGGAAAAGCGCTCCGGTGCCCGCCGGAGGATCCGATGCCGGAAGCACTGTAGTTAATATGTGGGTAATGCCCAACAGCCTGGAGCCGGTAAAGGATATAGAAGCTCTTCTTGCGGAATTTGAAAAAGAGAACCCGGGCATAAAAGTAAAGATCACTTCTGTTGATTGGGGCTCTGCCTGGACCAAGATAACCACTGCCGCTACTTCCGGCGACACCCCCGACATAGTTCAGCTGGGCAGCACCTGGGTAGGGGCCATATCTGCAATGGGAGCCCTTGTAGACCTCAAGGATAAAGTATCGGAAATAGGCGGGGAGGCCGCTTTTCTGCCTGTGGCATGGGTATCTTCGGGGCTTGAGGGCGGCAAAGCCGTCACTTCCATCCCCTGGTTCGTAGACTGCAGGGCTCTATACTACAGGTCCGATGTCTTAAAAAAGGCCGGAGTTCCGGAAGGCGGTCTTGCTGAGTGGGCAGGTTTTGAGAGCACGCTTAATAAGATAAAGGAGTCGGACATAGAAATAGACGGCATCAAAGTTGTCCCGCTCGGTATACCGGGAAAGAACGACTGGAATGTCATCCACAACATAGCCCCGTGGATCTGGGGCGCGGGAGGTGACTTCCTTTCCAAGGACAGAAAGACTTCTGTCATCAATTCACAGGCCGCAGTTGACGGCATGATGTACTATGTGGGGCTGGTCAAAAAAGGCCTGGTGCCTCTTGATGCTCTTGAGTTAAATACAGCGCAGGTAAGCAGCAATTTTAACAACGGTTCCTATTCTATGTACTTTGACGGCCCTTATGAGGTAAAAACGCTGACCATGCCGGCGGAACAGGGCGGGACAGCCGGCTCCATCACTTCAAGGAACTTTGCTATAGCGCCTTATCCTGCAGGCCCCAAGGGAAGATTTGCTTTTGTTGGAGGCAGCAACCTTGCCATCTTTAAGTCGGCAAAGAACAAAGAAGCGGCCTGGCAGGTCATCAAGTTCCTGTCCGGCAACAAGAGCCAGGTTACCTATGCCAAGTCCACCGGATTCTTGCCTTCGGTTAAAACTGCGTTCGAAGACCCGTATTTTTCCAACGACCCTTACAGAAAGGTCTTTAAGGAGGCTGTCAACTACGGCAGGACCTATCCCTGCGTTTCTTCGTGGGGGATAATTGAGCCGATACTCGTCAGAAGGCTCGGGATACTTTGGGACCATGTGCTTGTAACGGGCG from Candidatus Margulisiibacteriota bacterium includes the following:
- a CDS encoding HesA/MoeB/ThiF family protein, translating into MLSKEEKERYSRQLILKELGPSGQKKLKNAKALVVGAGGLGSPAIFELACAGIGTIGIADFDVVELNNLNRQFLHNTNDLGKPKVLSAEEKIGLLDAGIKVIKHEKRMDKNNIGNIIIGYDVVLDCSDNFDTKYLINDTCVDLRKTFIHGAVSRFTGQLFTVKDGKGPCLRCIFKEPPPKDVEPACHGAGILGSVAGTIGSLQATEAVKCVLEKGELLAGRLLVVEALDMHIRAVPFKRQSGCIC
- the thiS gene encoding sulfur carrier protein ThiS — protein: MKVVVNGREETLEGEMTLLDYLQKKNIRPEIVAIELNKEIIDKTLYKDTAVKENDVLEILHFIGGG
- a CDS encoding sugar ABC transporter substrate-binding protein, producing the protein MRSLKLAVVMLAVSILGFGCGGGTSGKSAPVPAGGSDAGSTVVNMWVMPNSLEPVKDIEALLAEFEKENPGIKVKITSVDWGSAWTKITTAATSGDTPDIVQLGSTWVGAISAMGALVDLKDKVSEIGGEAAFLPVAWVSSGLEGGKAVTSIPWFVDCRALYYRSDVLKKAGVPEGGLAEWAGFESTLNKIKESDIEIDGIKVVPLGIPGKNDWNVIHNIAPWIWGAGGDFLSKDRKTSVINSQAAVDGMMYYVGLVKKGLVPLDALELNTAQVSSNFNNGSYSMYFDGPYEVKTLTMPAEQGGTAGSITSRNFAIAPYPAGPKGRFAFVGGSNLAIFKSAKNKEAAWQVIKFLSGNKSQVTYAKSTGFLPSVKTAFEDPYFSNDPYRKVFKEAVNYGRTYPCVSSWGIIEPILVRRLGILWDHVLVTGDADLKKVIKSDLDAAAKEINQVLSSRK